The Corythoichthys intestinalis isolate RoL2023-P3 chromosome 1, ASM3026506v1, whole genome shotgun sequence genomic interval ATCAGCGCCAGGAGACCCGAGAAGTGGCACGTCCCAGCGGCAGCTCTGTTCACCGCGGAAGTCGTGTAGCTCCGCTGTCAGATAGTGCTGATACCATGTCTGACACGGATGACGAACCCTCCAAAAGTGATGCGATGTGCCACGCTGATGACAAACATGTGAAATGTTCTCAATGTGACAAAACATTCGGAAACAACCGGAATCTTAAACGCCACATGAGGTGTCACACAGGAGAGAAACCTTTCCTCTGTTCGCATTGTGGGAAAAGATTTTCTCGCAAGGATtacttgataacacacaccaGAAAACACACAGGAGAAAAACCCTTTTCCTGCTCTGTCTGCAACTCCAGTTTTACCTTTCAGTCGGCGTTATTTCAACACATGGAAACGCACTTTGGGGAGAAGCCGCAATGCCCACAGTGTGAcaaaacctttggcaacaagcGAAATCTCATACGACACATGCGGCGTCACACAGGGGAAAAGCCGTGCGTCTGCTCCTTCTGCGGTGAACGATTTTCCCTGAAGAGAAGTTTGATACGACACATTAGGACACACATTGGAGAAAAAACCTTCTCCTGTTCCATCTGCAACACGAGTTTCTGCTATCAGTCTGGTTTAAGTAAGCACATGAAAAAACACGCCGGTGAGAGTGCCCCGCTCAAGTGCGTGTGATTCATTCTGAACAACACCAAAGTGGAAACGCAAAACACTAAATTAAAAACGGCGCATGTGTCAATATTCAtattctacagtgccttgcaaaactattcggcccccttgaacctttcaacctttcgccacatttcaggcttcaaacataaagatataaaattttaatattttgtcaagaatcaacaacaagtgggacacaatcgtgaagtggaacaaaatttattggataatttaaacttttttaacaaataaaaaactgaaaagtggggcgtgcaatattattcggcccccttgcgttaatactttgtagcgccaccttttgctccaattacagctgcaagtcgcttggggtatgtttctatcagttttgcacatcgagagactgacattcttgcccattcttccttgcaaaacagctcgagctcagtgaggttggatggagggtgtttgtgaacagcagtcttcagctctttccacagattctcgatttattccggtctggactttgacttggccattctaacacctggatacgtttatttttgaaccattccattgtagatttggctttatgttttggatcattgtcctgttggaagataaatctccgtcccagtctcaggtcttgtgcagataccaacaggttttcttccagaatgttcctgtatttggctgcatccatcttcccgtcaattttaaccatcttccctgtccctgctgaagaaaagcaggcccaaaccatgatgctgccaccaccatgtttgacagtggggatggtgtgttcagggtgatgagctgtgttgcttttacgccaaacatatcgttttgcattgtggccaaaaagttcaattttggtttcatctgaccagagcaccgtcttccacatgtttggtgtgtctccaaggtggcttgtggcaaactttaaatgagactttttatggatatctttgagaaatggctttcttcttgccactcttccataaaggccagatttgtgcagtgtacgactgattgttgtcctatggacagactctcccacctcagttgtagatctctgcagttcatccagagtgatcatgggcttcttggctgcatctctgatcagttttctccttgttttagaagaaagtttggaaggacggccgggtcttggtagatttgcagtggtctgatgctccttccatttcaatatgatggcttgcacagtgctccttgagatgtttaaagcttgggaaatctttttgtatccaaatctggcttgaaacttctccacaacagtatctcggacctacctggtgtgttccttggttttcataatgctctctgcactttaaacagaaccctgagactatcacagagcaggtgcatttatacggagacttgataacacacaggtggattctatttatcatcatcggtcatttaggacaacattggatcattcagacatcctcactgaacttctggagtgagtttgctgcactgaaagtaaaggggccgaataatattgcacgccccacttttcagttttttatttgttaaaaaagtttaaattatccaataaatgttgttccacttcacgattgtgtcccacttgttgttgattcttgacaaaaaaaatgtaatttcatatctttatgtttgaagcctgaaatgtggcgaaaggttgcaagattcaagggggccgaatacttttgcaaggcactgtatatgtgttcTGCTGTGAAATGTTGTGATGTCTTTAAGTAGAAATATAGCATTCTTTTGTTCTTACgcattgtgttatgtattttcACGTACTCATCAGTATATCGTATCCCTCCTAATACAACAATGCAAATTGTGTTTCAATAAATACATCAGAAATTGGGTGTTgttctttttattcattattgttATCTTCACCTTGATGATCCTCATGACtttaacaaattttaatgaAAGCAACCTACCACTGTATACCCCTCCAGTAAATGCCAGGAATGAAAAGGTGAAATGATGAAAAGTGAAAGACTTTCATAATTTTATTTatcgagaggaaaaaatgtgttttctgaTTCAATTGAttgtacatatttttttcaagaaagaAAAGTTTAGTGCCAGTCAGAGCAAGTAAAAATAGTCTCAATTGTTGTGTGTTTAAATTCATATTTTGTGTGGAAAATGTgtaatattgtattttttcaatataaGTTTGGGAACTATCTACAACCAAAGGTAGATTTAAGTCTTGTTGTATGAAGTAAAAGTTGAAAGAGGGAAATAAAAATGTCTTGATTAATTCTCTGCCATTGAAGGAGGTagaagtccaattcattttgacagtgagagtCTGGCAGCAAATCTTCGGGCTGTTCGAAATTAACTGaagaattgtttttttcatttggttATGATAAAAAGTATACGGAAGTAAGGCTGCAGCATAAATATCATGTATAAAAATAGGCAGCGTTAGTAACCAGCAACCGTCATAAAGCAGAGAACTTGTGTGGCGAGCCCTTTTGCAACTAAACAATGGTGAGTGATTTTCTCCACTGAAATACTATTAACTTGTCAAAATCTTGATAAGATGCAAATAGTTGGGTGTATAACAAGCTCTTAATTGAGGCTGGATGTTGATAAAAtgtatccatccattttctcccaCTTTTCCGAGGTCAGGTCGCTGGGgctgcagcttcagcagggaagcccagacttccctttcccaagccacttcatccagctctgcttgggggatcccaaggcattcccaggccagccgggagacatagtctccacagcgtgtcctgggttggCCCCACGGCCTCCTCCCAGTGGGACGTGCCCGGTACACCTCACTTGGGAGGTGCCCCGGAGGCATCCTAATCATATGCCCAACCAGCTTCATCTGGATCCTCTCAATGTGGAGGAGCAGTGGCTCTTCTCTGAGCCCCTCCCAaatgaccaagcttctcacctATCTCTaatggagagcccggacaccctacaGTGGAAACTCATATTGGCCGCTTGCATCAAGAATCTTGTTCTattggtcacgacccacagttcATTACCATAGGTGagagtaggaacgtagatcaccACGACAGATcgatgcagagtccgcatcactgcagacgcggcACcggtccgcctgtcgatctccctttCCATTTTTCTgtcactcatgaacaagacccAGAGATACTTCAACTTCTCTACTTGGGGAAGAACCTTatccctgacccggagagggcattccaccttttcccgactgaggaccatggtgttggatttggaagtgctgattctcatcccgaaccgcttcacactctgctgcaaactgttccagtgagagttgaaggacacggcttgatgaagcaaaCAACACTACATAATTTGcagaaagcagagatgcaatactgaggccatcaaaccggaccccctcaacgcctcGTCTGCACCTggatattctgtccataaaaattatggacAGAACCAGTGAcatagggcagccttggcggagtccaaccctcattgGAAACTGATCTAACTCACAACCGGCTACACAGACCAAATTCTAACACCATACTGGGACCAGACCCCTTGTATTAAGGATTtcgataaccccccccccccccccccccccccccccacagaaCTCCCTGGGGGACACacagacccggctgcagaaagaaattacagggggggcattacatttttttggggggggcacacttcttcaatgtaaatttagccgtaacagtggtgtttttacccgttatattttctgatgatagtgtcagtcagtgaaactgcaggaggtggcagcgctatcccttcatgttgactttcggccgcgtctttgtcatggcttgagttcgtctttagtttcttgaaaaaaaaacatggatgtccattccaatttgaattagcaacggaggagccgctcagtcgccatttctgtaaccggagctatccctatccaatcgcagtacacaatggcaggtgttgtgccgtaaaatagccgccccgcgtgaaatgtaccCCCTgatgggaacgcttatttataacgctttattgaggtgaaaacatcaaatgttttcatggactcgttacagtaatggatttacgactgtaaaatcaattttaaataaataaattagacaaaatactagtactttattttactaacaaatcgtggactgggccacataaccatcttcgaacagaaatgtattagtctacaggttttcacgaccatatctcaatgacaatcacacagttaTGACATttcgttcaagcagagtaaaataatacatattttcacggtataagaaagtcgtttccatgtccatcgattggtaagaaaaagctgtacgagtgacgtgtgggcgctcaacaataaaataaataaacaaataaatcaaataaacgctcaataaagcgttataaataagccttCCCGTCGCCTACTTATCTGTGATTGTCTAGAAATTGCCTACATTCGCTGCTCTGATTGtgacgacagatcaagataggatgactagactagagcagtgtttttcaaccttttctgagtcacgggacgtttttacgttggaaaaaatctcgcggcacaccacaccaaaatgttccaaaattactttctgtatagtatatttaattataaaataatttctcagtatttatacttactcagtgtgaaacgtttagcaattaggcttgaaaaactatcagacaggggacttgagcaatgcatttaagcacatcagggctggtcgtcttgctgacaatggctttgcagacaggtagtattaaagtctctgccacagtttgggacttttgggatttagcaacaaagtaactggctttcagggcgttcttatttacctttgtagttttcctcaaaaaaagttgcccacttctgtgttttcacgaaggcgtacaaaataatccatcgacttgttctgaagcgacgggggttcatttggagatgactttaagcttgtatggcgccatggcgctagatagccgctcgtgtcgcgttcaagaactgctcggatttctaggtaTCTCCCACCTAGCGg includes:
- the LOC130926498 gene encoding zinc finger protein OZF-like, yielding MCKVQMLRALLNQRLSAAVEEVVVVFERTIAEYEEELCRTKEENARQRQLLDAVFKKPRAELHVQDDGEEDLHLEQRERSSQVEQEEREPPYIKVEEDRVHLQEPDLSVYRIIVKSEDDDDKYQRQETREVARPSGSSVHRGSRVAPLSDSADTMSDTDDEPSKSDAMCHADDKHVKCSQCDKTFGNNRNLKRHMRCHTGEKPFLCSHCGKRFSRKDYLITHTRKHTGEKPFSCSVCNSSFTFQSALFQHMETHFGEKPQCPQCDKTFGNKRNLIRHMRRHTGEKPCVCSFCGERFSLKRSLIRHIRTHIGEKTFSCSICNTSFCYQSGLSKHMKKHAGESAPLKCV